In Peromyscus leucopus breed LL Stock chromosome 11, UCI_PerLeu_2.1, whole genome shotgun sequence, a genomic segment contains:
- the Mtx3 gene encoding metaxin-3 isoform X1 produces MAAPLELSCWGGGWGLPSVHSESLVVLAYAKFSGAPLKVNIIDNTWRGPRGDVPILTTEDSIVSQPAKILNFLRKQKYNADCELSAKQGADTLAYIALLEEKLLPAVLHTFWVENDNYFAVTKPWFASRIPFPLSLILPGRMSRGALNRILLTRGNPPLYHLQEVEAQIYRDAKECLNLLSNRLGTSQFFFGDTPCTLDAYVFGFLAPLYKVRFPKVHLQEHLKQLSNLCRLCDDILHCYFRRGPGGISPAGQEMIDANLQKLTQLVNKESNLIEKMDDNLRQSPQLLPRKLPTLRLTPAEEESSSLQRLSP; encoded by the exons ATGGCGGCCCCCTTGGAGCTGAGCTGCTGGGGAGGCGGCTGGGGGCTCCCTTCGGTCCACAGCGAGTCCCTGGTGGTGTTG GCTTATGCCAAGTTCTCTGGCGCGCCCTTGAAAGTCAATATTATAGATAACACCTGGAGAGGTCCCAGAG GTGATGTGCCAATTTTGACAACTGAAGACAGCATTGTTTCTCAGCCTGCAAAAATACTAAACTTTTTAAGAAAACAG AAATATAATGCTGACTGTGAACTCTCAGCAAAACAAGGGGCAGATACCCTGGCTTACATTGCCCTCCTAGAAGAGAAGCTTCTCCCTGCCGTG CTTCACACTTTCTGGGTTGAGAACGACAATTACTTTGCTGTGACAAAGCCGTGGTTTGCCTCCCGTATCCCGTTCCCTCTAAGTTTGATCCTGCCTGGAAGGATGTCTAGAGGGGCACTGAACAGGATTCTCTTGACGAGGGGAAACCCACCCCTCTACCACCTCCAGGAAGTGGAAGCCCAG ATATACAGAGATGCCAAGGAGTGCCTGAATCTCCTGTCAAACAGATTGGGCACATCTCAGTTTTTCTTTGGCGACAC GCCTTGCACCTTGGACGCCTACGTGTTTGGCTTTCTTGCACCACTTTATAAAGTGCGGTTTCCCAAAGTTCACTTGCAGGAGCATCTGAAACAGCTTTCCAACCTGTGCCGCCTCTGTGACGACATCCTCCACTGCTACTTCAGGCGGGGTCCTGGGG gcatctctccagctggaCAAGAAATGATAGACGCCAACCTGCAGAAACTCACCCAACTTGTAAATAAGGAGTCCAACCTAATTGAAAAG ATGGATGACAACCTCCGCCAGAGCCCTCAACTTCTTCCCCGGAAGCTGCCCACCCTCAGGCTGACTCCAGCAGAGGAGGAGAGTAGTTCCCTACAGCGGCTGTCACCCTGA
- the Mtx3 gene encoding metaxin-3 isoform X3, with protein MAAPLELSCWGGGWGLPSVHSESLVVLAYAKFSGAPLKVNIIDNTWRGPRGDVPILTTEDSIVSQPAKILNFLRKQKYNADCELSAKQGADTLAYIALLEEKLLPAVLHTFWVENDNYFAVTKPWFASRIPFPLSLILPGRMSRGALNRILLTRGNPPLYHLQEVEAQIYRDAKECLNLLSNRLGTSQFFFGDTPCTLDAYVFGFLAPLYKVRFPKVHLQEHLKQLSNLCRLCDDILHCYFRRGPGDG; from the exons ATGGCGGCCCCCTTGGAGCTGAGCTGCTGGGGAGGCGGCTGGGGGCTCCCTTCGGTCCACAGCGAGTCCCTGGTGGTGTTG GCTTATGCCAAGTTCTCTGGCGCGCCCTTGAAAGTCAATATTATAGATAACACCTGGAGAGGTCCCAGAG GTGATGTGCCAATTTTGACAACTGAAGACAGCATTGTTTCTCAGCCTGCAAAAATACTAAACTTTTTAAGAAAACAG AAATATAATGCTGACTGTGAACTCTCAGCAAAACAAGGGGCAGATACCCTGGCTTACATTGCCCTCCTAGAAGAGAAGCTTCTCCCTGCCGTG CTTCACACTTTCTGGGTTGAGAACGACAATTACTTTGCTGTGACAAAGCCGTGGTTTGCCTCCCGTATCCCGTTCCCTCTAAGTTTGATCCTGCCTGGAAGGATGTCTAGAGGGGCACTGAACAGGATTCTCTTGACGAGGGGAAACCCACCCCTCTACCACCTCCAGGAAGTGGAAGCCCAG ATATACAGAGATGCCAAGGAGTGCCTGAATCTCCTGTCAAACAGATTGGGCACATCTCAGTTTTTCTTTGGCGACAC GCCTTGCACCTTGGACGCCTACGTGTTTGGCTTTCTTGCACCACTTTATAAAGTGCGGTTTCCCAAAGTTCACTTGCAGGAGCATCTGAAACAGCTTTCCAACCTGTGCCGCCTCTGTGACGACATCCTCCACTGCTACTTCAGGCGGGGTCCTGGGG ATGGATGA
- the Mtx3 gene encoding metaxin-3 isoform X2, whose amino-acid sequence MAAPLELSCWGGGWGLPSVHSESLVVLAYAKFSGAPLKVNIIDNTWRGPRGDVPILTTEDSIVSQPAKILNFLRKQKYNADCELSAKQGADTLAYIALLEEKLLPAVLHTFWVENDNYFAVTKPWFASRIPFPLSLILPGRMSRGALNRILLTRGNPPLYHLQEVEAQIYRDAKECLNLLSNRLGTSQFFFGDTPCTLDAYVFGFLAPLYKVRFPKVHLQEHLKQLSNLCRLCDDILHCYFRRGPGAFSFMNRKQ is encoded by the exons ATGGCGGCCCCCTTGGAGCTGAGCTGCTGGGGAGGCGGCTGGGGGCTCCCTTCGGTCCACAGCGAGTCCCTGGTGGTGTTG GCTTATGCCAAGTTCTCTGGCGCGCCCTTGAAAGTCAATATTATAGATAACACCTGGAGAGGTCCCAGAG GTGATGTGCCAATTTTGACAACTGAAGACAGCATTGTTTCTCAGCCTGCAAAAATACTAAACTTTTTAAGAAAACAG AAATATAATGCTGACTGTGAACTCTCAGCAAAACAAGGGGCAGATACCCTGGCTTACATTGCCCTCCTAGAAGAGAAGCTTCTCCCTGCCGTG CTTCACACTTTCTGGGTTGAGAACGACAATTACTTTGCTGTGACAAAGCCGTGGTTTGCCTCCCGTATCCCGTTCCCTCTAAGTTTGATCCTGCCTGGAAGGATGTCTAGAGGGGCACTGAACAGGATTCTCTTGACGAGGGGAAACCCACCCCTCTACCACCTCCAGGAAGTGGAAGCCCAG ATATACAGAGATGCCAAGGAGTGCCTGAATCTCCTGTCAAACAGATTGGGCACATCTCAGTTTTTCTTTGGCGACAC GCCTTGCACCTTGGACGCCTACGTGTTTGGCTTTCTTGCACCACTTTATAAAGTGCGGTTTCCCAAAGTTCACTTGCAGGAGCATCTGAAACAGCTTTCCAACCTGTGCCGCCTCTGTGACGACATCCTCCACTGCTACTTCAGGCGGGGTCCTGGGG CATTTTCCTTCATGAACAGAAAACAGTAG